In a single window of the Gossypium hirsutum isolate 1008001.06 chromosome A13, Gossypium_hirsutum_v2.1, whole genome shotgun sequence genome:
- the LOC121212488 gene encoding reactive Intermediate Deaminase A, chloroplastic isoform X1, whose product MAWCSLRSIHVPTVDVGLLRTRSPLAAVGGVVAGSSFLRSSSRNGSPFACLSLSTSPGNKRKTIRIKEAVATNKAPAALGPYSQAIKANNLLFVSGVLGLIPETGKFISDSVEDQTEQVLKNMGEILKASGADYSSVVKTTIMLADLKDFKKVNEIYAKYFPSPAPARSTYQVAALPLDAKIEIECIAALKA is encoded by the exons ATGGCCTGGTGTAGTTTAAGGTCTATTCACGTTCCAACCGTCGATGTCGGATTACTACGAACTCGCTCCCCGTTAGCCGCTGTCGGTGGAGTCGTTGCCGGCTCTTCATTTTTGCGATCTTCCTCCAGAAATGGCTCTCCTTTTGCTTGCTTAAGCCTATCCACTTCTCCTGGTAATAAAAGAAAGACTATCA GGATTAAGGAGGCTGTGGCAACTAACAAAGCTCCAGCAGCATTGGGACCATATTCTCAGGCCATCAAGGCCAATAATCTTCTCTTTGTCTCTGGTGTTCTCGGCCTTATTCCAGAG ACTGGAAAGTTCATCTCAGACAGTGTAGAGGATCAGACCGAGCAG GTACTGAAAAATATGGGAGAAATACTGAAAGCTAGTGGTGCTGACTATTCCTCTGTGGTTAAGACGACAATTAT GCTAGCTGACTTGAAAGACTTCAAGAAAGTAAATGAGATCTATGCTAAAT ACTTTCCTTCACCAGCACCGGCTCGTTCAACATATCAGGTAGCTGCATTGCCATTGGATGCCAAGATTGAAATTGAATGCATTGCGGCACTCAAGGCATGA
- the LOC121212488 gene encoding reactive Intermediate Deaminase A, chloroplastic isoform X2: MAWCSLRSIHVPTVDVGLLRTRSPLAAVGGVVAGSSFLRSSSRNGSPFACLSLSTSPGIKEAVATNKAPAALGPYSQAIKANNLLFVSGVLGLIPETGKFISDSVEDQTEQVLKNMGEILKASGADYSSVVKTTIMLADLKDFKKVNEIYAKYFPSPAPARSTYQVAALPLDAKIEIECIAALKA; the protein is encoded by the exons ATGGCCTGGTGTAGTTTAAGGTCTATTCACGTTCCAACCGTCGATGTCGGATTACTACGAACTCGCTCCCCGTTAGCCGCTGTCGGTGGAGTCGTTGCCGGCTCTTCATTTTTGCGATCTTCCTCCAGAAATGGCTCTCCTTTTGCTTGCTTAAGCCTATCCACTTCTCCTG GGATTAAGGAGGCTGTGGCAACTAACAAAGCTCCAGCAGCATTGGGACCATATTCTCAGGCCATCAAGGCCAATAATCTTCTCTTTGTCTCTGGTGTTCTCGGCCTTATTCCAGAG ACTGGAAAGTTCATCTCAGACAGTGTAGAGGATCAGACCGAGCAG GTACTGAAAAATATGGGAGAAATACTGAAAGCTAGTGGTGCTGACTATTCCTCTGTGGTTAAGACGACAATTAT GCTAGCTGACTTGAAAGACTTCAAGAAAGTAAATGAGATCTATGCTAAAT ACTTTCCTTCACCAGCACCGGCTCGTTCAACATATCAGGTAGCTGCATTGCCATTGGATGCCAAGATTGAAATTGAATGCATTGCGGCACTCAAGGCATGA